A stretch of the Archangium violaceum genome encodes the following:
- a CDS encoding neutral/alkaline ceramidase yields the protein MLLWGCIACVPSCSDSARNDEPPSEGTSSNRYNQGNLVSGITAQSGGGVFLIGSGIYDITGPAGELPMMGYAVSDQKTAGIHMRLRSRAFVIGDGTSRVVFVNADLGQLFQMVKVKVSEKIAANAELARYYDTKNVLLSATHTHSGPGGYSGYFLYDATINGFVKQNFNAIVDGIYQSILRAHHNVKPGKILVNEGTIEGCGGNRAVEAYHNNPAAERARYESITDKTMTLLKFVGLDGEEIGMVNWYAVHPDSIGPENKLISGDNKGWASYLFEKDKGTDYLASKTFVAAFAQSNAGDVTPNIGFGLAPPDLNFEKNKSLENAVLKQYNKAKELYDGAARELTGSVDFRHEWVDMRTLYVASAGTTTCAAGMGASFSAGSPYDNPSPVPLFPNGTTVDSVQWSNDAGKAALSGFLGGIFAFAWPATNNAAYKACHAEKPVLIPTGVAHVNINGPTMTPQIMPLQVLKIGNLAIVAVPTEVTTMAGRRLRETVKTELASVGVDTAVIAGLSNSYASYLATREEYAKQWYEGACTQFGPHELAAFQQEFTKLSKAIVNGADVAAGPTPEDVTEQTIDLTAKVVLDDKPLDKDFGSVITQPAASYARGSLVTVQYWGGHPNNDLQTQGSFLTVEKLVNGAWVALAWDWDPETTYRWERSGISYSKITITWDTKNAAAGTYRIRHKGHWKSGWTGKISPYEGVSESFTVL from the coding sequence CGGCCGGAGAGCTCCCGATGATGGGATATGCCGTATCGGACCAGAAAACCGCCGGCATCCACATGCGGCTGCGGTCACGGGCTTTCGTCATCGGCGACGGCACCAGTCGGGTCGTTTTTGTCAACGCCGACCTGGGCCAGCTCTTCCAGATGGTCAAAGTCAAAGTGAGCGAGAAGATCGCGGCCAATGCCGAGCTCGCACGATATTACGACACGAAAAACGTCCTCTTGTCGGCGACGCATACCCACAGCGGCCCCGGGGGTTATTCGGGGTACTTCCTGTATGACGCGACCATCAACGGGTTCGTGAAACAGAATTTCAACGCGATCGTGGACGGCATCTACCAGTCCATCCTGCGCGCCCATCACAACGTGAAGCCCGGCAAGATCCTCGTCAACGAGGGAACGATCGAGGGCTGCGGCGGGAACCGCGCGGTGGAAGCCTACCACAACAACCCCGCGGCGGAGCGGGCCCGGTATGAGAGCATCACGGACAAGACCATGACGCTCCTGAAGTTCGTCGGCCTCGACGGCGAGGAGATCGGCATGGTGAACTGGTACGCGGTGCACCCGGACAGCATCGGACCCGAAAACAAGCTGATCAGCGGCGACAACAAGGGCTGGGCGTCGTACCTCTTCGAGAAGGACAAGGGGACCGATTACCTGGCGTCCAAGACGTTCGTGGCCGCGTTCGCCCAGAGCAATGCCGGCGACGTGACGCCGAACATCGGGTTCGGCCTGGCGCCCCCTGATTTGAACTTTGAAAAGAACAAGAGCCTGGAGAACGCCGTCCTCAAGCAATACAACAAGGCGAAGGAGCTCTACGACGGCGCGGCGAGGGAGCTGACCGGCTCGGTGGATTTCCGCCACGAGTGGGTCGATATGAGGACGCTCTACGTCGCTTCCGCGGGAACCACGACCTGCGCGGCCGGCATGGGGGCCTCCTTCTCGGCCGGCAGCCCGTATGACAATCCAAGCCCCGTGCCACTCTTCCCGAATGGGACCACGGTTGACAGCGTGCAGTGGAGCAATGACGCCGGCAAGGCGGCGCTCTCCGGATTCCTGGGCGGCATCTTCGCCTTCGCGTGGCCGGCGACCAACAACGCGGCATACAAGGCGTGCCACGCGGAAAAACCGGTGCTGATTCCGACCGGCGTGGCGCACGTCAACATCAACGGTCCGACGATGACCCCGCAGATCATGCCCCTCCAGGTATTGAAGATAGGGAACCTGGCCATTGTCGCCGTCCCCACCGAGGTGACCACCATGGCGGGCCGCCGCCTGAGGGAGACGGTGAAAACGGAGCTCGCGAGCGTCGGCGTCGACACGGCGGTCATCGCCGGGCTCTCCAACTCGTACGCGTCATACCTGGCCACCCGGGAGGAATACGCCAAGCAGTGGTATGAGGGAGCCTGCACGCAGTTCGGCCCGCATGAGCTGGCCGCCTTTCAGCAGGAATTCACCAAACTCAGCAAGGCCATCGTTAACGGCGCCGACGTCGCGGCCGGCCCCACCCCCGAGGACGTGACGGAGCAGACGATCGATCTGACCGCGAAGGTGGTGCTGGATGATAAGCCGCTCGACAAGGATTTCGGGAGCGTGATCACCCAGCCGGCCGCGAGCTATGCGAGGGGAAGCCTGGTGACCGTGCAGTACTGGGGTGGGCATCCGAACAACGATCTCCAGACGCAGGGCTCGTTCCTGACGGTCGAAAAGCTGGTGAACGGCGCATGGGTGGCGCTCGCGTGGGACTGGGACCCGGAAACGACGTACCGGTGGGAACGGAGCGGCATCTCCTATTCCAAGATAACGATTACCTGGGACACGAAGAACGCCGCGGCCGGTACATACCGCATACGCCACAAGGGTCACTGGAAGTCTGGATGGACCGGGAAGATAAGCCCCTATGAAGGGGTTTCAGAGTCATTCACGGTGCTGTAA
- a CDS encoding HNH endonuclease, protein MSQALAQGGVDPARTRTAWEELGQLNKKYGELALDASLAAGGALPPPFGTVADLASLGKSLYTGDWGGALLDVVGFIPIAGDAAKAGKIANKLNDLRRAIDTAAAGLNRSLQRTREIAAKYWDDIAKKNRAEYEKAIKKCTTQECRQQAALLKGPQYSNTPKDGPSGTWQGERGDGTWVPAEGSPPIEYRNGFPNYSPFSKGDVDIPMRGNHTSDFTAADNAMREKLGDPTWRRPSGYTWHHHENGTTMQLIPKDIHATGGGATTPHMGGASLYSGQQAGGF, encoded by the coding sequence ATGAGCCAGGCGCTCGCCCAGGGCGGAGTCGACCCGGCCAGGACCCGCACGGCGTGGGAAGAATTGGGGCAGCTCAACAAGAAGTACGGTGAGCTGGCTTTGGATGCGTCCCTCGCTGCTGGCGGAGCCTTGCCACCCCCCTTTGGGACCGTGGCGGACCTCGCCTCGCTCGGCAAGTCGCTCTACACCGGCGATTGGGGTGGCGCGCTCCTCGACGTGGTGGGTTTCATCCCCATTGCTGGGGATGCGGCGAAGGCGGGAAAGATCGCCAACAAACTGAACGATCTGCGGCGCGCGATCGATACCGCAGCGGCCGGATTGAACCGCTCCCTCCAGCGGACCAGGGAGATCGCGGCGAAGTACTGGGACGACATCGCCAAGAAGAACCGCGCGGAGTACGAAAAGGCTATCAAGAAGTGCACGACGCAGGAGTGCCGTCAACAAGCCGCGCTGCTCAAGGGGCCGCAGTACAGCAACACGCCGAAGGATGGCCCGAGCGGGACGTGGCAAGGCGAGCGCGGCGACGGCACGTGGGTGCCGGCGGAGGGGAGTCCTCCCATCGAGTACAGGAATGGATTCCCCAACTATAGCCCCTTCTCGAAGGGGGACGTCGACATTCCCATGCGTGGCAACCACACGTCCGACTTCACCGCCGCGGACAATGCCATGAGGGAAAAGCTCGGCGATCCCACCTGGAGGCGACCGTCCGGCTACACGTGGCACCACCATGAGAACGGAACCACGATGCAATTGATTCCAAAGGACATCCACGCCACGGGCGGAGGCGCCACGACGCCGCACATGGGGGGCGCTTCCTTGTACTCCGGACAGCAAGCGGGGGGATTCTGA
- a CDS encoding SMI1/KNR4 family protein produces MMSSKRLIVPETEGWNRGERDWSYVADASQDIQRWERTTKRNLPDGYRRFMLTFNGGRVYPRLFRYNVPLELYPSTEPVTMVDPFYSWATVESHWRGEVYGKGYPPDMLFIGCDPGGLEILLSLRPTDWGHIFCWPHTRNIWGTEGNTQVWHQADSFEAFLESLYDLQDRSDYDAWHLPIYDKLARPLVF; encoded by the coding sequence ATGATGAGCTCGAAGCGATTGATCGTTCCCGAGACCGAGGGCTGGAACAGGGGGGAGCGGGACTGGTCGTACGTTGCGGATGCCAGCCAGGACATCCAACGGTGGGAGCGCACAACGAAGCGCAACCTTCCGGACGGCTATCGCCGGTTCATGCTCACGTTCAATGGCGGTCGCGTCTACCCCCGCCTGTTCCGCTACAACGTTCCCCTCGAGCTGTACCCGTCGACCGAGCCCGTTACGATGGTCGACCCGTTCTACTCGTGGGCCACCGTGGAATCGCACTGGCGCGGCGAGGTCTACGGCAAGGGCTATCCGCCGGACATGCTGTTCATCGGTTGCGATCCGGGAGGGTTGGAGATTCTGCTGTCGCTTCGCCCCACTGACTGGGGGCACATCTTCTGCTGGCCGCACACGCGGAATATCTGGGGCACCGAGGGCAACACCCAGGTCTGGCATCAAGCCGACTCGTTCGAGGCCTTCCTCGAATCCTTGTATGATCTGCAGGACAGGTCGGACTACGACGCCTGGCACTTGCCGATTTATGACAAGTTGGCCAGGCCGCTCGTCTTCTGA
- a CDS encoding glycosyltransferase, producing the protein MRVLFTALAGSGHIHPLVPVAQALQQAGHEVAFATGEAFQKQVEARGFRFFRAGGSWPQMQQGDAATMARRMEGMMRMSAEARIEHLANNFVGHFARQMVPDLVSLASGWRPDLLVRDSMEFGAAIAGEHLGIPHASIQVGAALPRDYDNPLMTARFDEVRATVGLPPEPKQQSLYRYLHLCFVPRHYLGGELPPTTHFLQSAIFDQSGDERLPAWAEQLGQGGRPVVYVTLGTVFNKVLGVLRTLVEGVREEPVDLVVTVGRDMDPAALGPQPAHVHVERYIPQTLLFPKVDLAILHGGYNSTTSALDHGLPLVLVPIAADQPMNAERCKELGVARVVSPLSMTHESIREAVRDVLRTPSYRENARRFQREARTLPGMARAVELLETLAREKRPQLRA; encoded by the coding sequence ATGCGTGTCCTCTTCACTGCCCTTGCCGGCTCCGGCCACATCCATCCCCTCGTTCCTGTCGCCCAGGCGCTCCAGCAGGCGGGCCATGAGGTGGCCTTCGCCACCGGAGAGGCCTTCCAGAAGCAGGTGGAGGCCAGGGGCTTCCGCTTCTTCCGCGCCGGGGGAAGTTGGCCCCAGATGCAGCAAGGGGACGCGGCCACCATGGCGCGGAGGATGGAGGGCATGATGCGGATGTCGGCCGAGGCCCGCATCGAGCACCTGGCCAACAACTTCGTCGGCCACTTCGCGCGGCAGATGGTGCCGGACCTGGTGTCGCTCGCGTCCGGGTGGCGCCCGGACCTGCTCGTGCGCGACTCGATGGAGTTCGGCGCGGCCATCGCGGGCGAGCACCTCGGCATTCCGCACGCCTCCATCCAGGTCGGCGCGGCCCTGCCCCGGGACTACGACAACCCGCTGATGACGGCCCGGTTCGACGAGGTGCGCGCCACGGTGGGCCTGCCGCCCGAGCCGAAGCAGCAGTCGCTCTACCGCTACCTGCACCTGTGCTTCGTTCCACGGCACTACCTCGGCGGCGAGCTGCCGCCGACGACCCATTTCCTCCAGTCGGCCATCTTCGACCAGTCCGGTGACGAGCGCCTGCCGGCCTGGGCCGAGCAGCTGGGGCAGGGTGGACGGCCGGTCGTGTACGTGACGCTGGGCACCGTCTTCAACAAGGTGCTCGGCGTGCTGCGCACCCTCGTGGAGGGCGTGCGCGAGGAGCCGGTGGACCTGGTGGTGACGGTGGGGCGAGACATGGACCCGGCGGCGCTCGGTCCGCAGCCGGCCCACGTGCATGTGGAGCGCTACATTCCCCAGACGCTGCTCTTCCCGAAGGTGGACCTGGCCATCCTGCACGGGGGCTACAACAGCACCACGTCCGCGCTCGACCACGGGCTGCCCCTGGTGCTCGTGCCCATCGCCGCGGACCAGCCGATGAACGCCGAGCGGTGCAAGGAATTGGGGGTGGCGCGCGTGGTGTCTCCGCTCTCGATGACGCACGAGAGCATCCGCGAGGCGGTGCGCGACGTGCTTCGCACACCCTCGTACCGGGAGAACGCGCGGCGCTTCCAGCGGGAGGCCCGGACGCTGCCGGGAATGGCTCGAGCGGTGGAGTTGCTGGAGACGCTCGCGCGGGAGAAGCGGCCGCAACTCCGGGCCTGA